One Epinephelus lanceolatus isolate andai-2023 chromosome 17, ASM4190304v1, whole genome shotgun sequence genomic window carries:
- the gnrh3 gene encoding gonadotropin-releasing hormone 3, with protein MEASSRVMVQVLLLALVVQVTLSQHWSYGWLPGGKRSVGELEATIRMMGTGGVVSLPEEPSAQTQERLRPYNVINNDYSHFERKRGLPNN; from the exons ATGGAGGCAAGCAGCAGAGTGATGGTGCAGGTGTTGTTGTTGGCGTTGGTGGTTCAGGTCACCCTGTCCCAGCACTGGTCCTATGGATGGCTACCAGGTGGAAAGAGAAGTGTGGGAGAGCTGGAGGCAACCATCAGG ATGATGGGTACAGGAGGAGTGGTGTCTCTTCCTGAAGAGCCGAGTGCCCAGACCCAAGAGAGACTTAGACCATACAATGTA ATCAATAATGATTACAGTCATTTTGAGCGAAAGAGAGGGTTGCCTAATAACTGA